In one window of Nesterenkonia sandarakina DNA:
- a CDS encoding GntR family transcriptional regulator — protein MEEGRALFVQIAEQLEASVLDGSLAEGERAPSTNELASFHRINPATAAKGINLLVDRGILLKRRGLGMFVAPGAREILTAQRRAQFAANYLDPVITEGRAVGLSVDSIIEMLRARA, from the coding sequence GTGGAAGAGGGTCGGGCACTCTTCGTGCAGATCGCCGAGCAGCTGGAGGCCTCCGTCCTTGACGGTTCCCTGGCTGAAGGCGAGCGTGCCCCCTCGACCAATGAGCTGGCATCCTTCCACCGGATCAATCCGGCCACGGCCGCCAAAGGCATCAACCTGCTGGTGGACCGCGGGATCCTGCTCAAGCGCCGAGGGCTGGGCATGTTCGTGGCTCCCGGCGCCCGGGAGATCCTCACTGCCCAGCGTCGTGCGCAGTTCGCCGCGAACTACCTCGACCCGGTCATCACCGAGGGCCGCGCCGTCGGACTCTCGGTGGACTCCATCATTGAGATGCTCCGCGCCAGGGCGTGA